The Fibrobacter sp. UWB5 genome has a window encoding:
- a CDS encoding DUF3800 domain-containing protein codes for MKELSVFIDESGDFGEYSPHSPYYIITMVFHKQDIDIQENVHRLDTELSYLGLDNLCIHTGPIIRKEEIYKDLSIVERRRIFNKMMAFIRSAGIQYKCFSIEKKHIKDSVEATGKLSKQISSFLRSHYDEFLTFDDVKIYYDNGQVEVSKLLSSVFNALLPNPIFRKVMPSDYRLFQVADFICTMELINLKLESNLFSKSEMAFFGNRKDLKQNYLKTLKKKEWN; via the coding sequence TTGAAGGAACTAAGCGTTTTCATCGATGAATCGGGGGACTTTGGCGAATACAGCCCACATTCTCCGTACTACATAATAACAATGGTGTTCCATAAGCAGGATATCGACATTCAGGAAAACGTCCACCGTCTTGACACGGAATTGTCATATCTCGGACTAGATAATCTTTGCATCCATACCGGCCCAATTATCCGCAAGGAAGAAATTTACAAAGACTTGAGTATCGTTGAACGGAGACGTATTTTCAACAAAATGATGGCGTTTATTCGTTCTGCAGGGATTCAATATAAATGCTTCTCTATCGAAAAAAAGCACATCAAAGATTCTGTAGAAGCAACAGGCAAACTTTCAAAGCAAATTTCTTCATTTTTAAGAAGTCATTATGATGAATTTCTCACTTTTGACGATGTCAAAATTTACTACGACAACGGACAAGTTGAAGTAAGCAAGCTTTTATCGTCCGTATTTAACGCTCTGTTGCCCAATCCGATTTTTCGAAAAGTGATGCCATCCGATTACAGATTATTCCAAGTCGCAGACTTTATTTGCACGATGGAACTTATAAACCTGAAACTTGAAAGCAACCTTTTCTCAAAGTCAGAAATGGCATTCTTCGGCAACAGGAAAGATTTGAAGCAGAACTATTTGAAAACCCTAAAAAAGAAGGAGTGGAATTAA